From Mucilaginibacter rubeus, a single genomic window includes:
- a CDS encoding O-methyltransferase, translated as MDTSLFESVDEYIGNLLGDEDAVLKGTLKSMKDAGIPGINVSANQGKFLQVLAKLCNAKKILEIGTLGGYSTIWLARALPADGQLITLELEQAYADVARQNIIKAGLDPVVDIKVGRAMDSLAALDAEDEGPFDMIFIDADKPPYTEYFEWALKLSRPGTLIVADNVIREGKVLDDNCDDERVSGVQRFNKALADNKQVTATIIQTVGTKEHDGMAIVVVK; from the coding sequence ATGGATACTTCACTTTTTGAATCGGTTGATGAGTATATAGGTAACCTATTGGGCGATGAGGATGCGGTGCTGAAAGGTACGCTAAAATCAATGAAAGACGCCGGTATCCCGGGTATCAATGTATCGGCTAACCAGGGCAAGTTTTTACAGGTACTGGCTAAGTTATGTAATGCTAAAAAGATTTTGGAGATAGGCACCCTTGGCGGCTACAGCACCATTTGGCTTGCCCGTGCATTACCTGCCGATGGTCAGCTCATCACCCTTGAACTGGAGCAGGCTTATGCCGACGTTGCCCGTCAGAATATTATTAAGGCTGGTTTAGATCCGGTTGTTGATATTAAAGTGGGCAGGGCGATGGATAGTCTCGCGGCTCTTGATGCCGAAGATGAAGGTCCGTTTGATATGATTTTTATTGATGCCGATAAGCCACCCTATACCGAGTATTTTGAATGGGCACTTAAGCTTTCAAGACCGGGTACCCTTATCGTTGCTGATAATGTGATCCGCGAAGGTAAGGTGCTTGACGATAATTGCGATGATGAACGGGTTAGCGGAGTGCAACGTTTTAACAAGGCACTTGCCGATAATAAGCAAGTGACGGCTACCATTATCCAAACAGTAGGTACCAAGGAGCACGATGGTATGGCTATAGTGGTTGTGAAATAG
- a CDS encoding HD domain-containing protein, which produces MPAISIVKRAAAYVTSLMEENLPGNMYFHNLGHTQRVVDAAIEIAGHSKLKKPELTILTIAAWFHDTGYLYHYKGHEDTSMIIAGTFLMQHHYNNDFIQQVWDCIEATKIPQAPKNLIQQIICDADMRHFASPDYFECAQNLKREWKIHLDKNFSDEEWRSLNLRVLQHHQYFTDYGKTVLQFEKDSNIDLLKKQA; this is translated from the coding sequence ATGCCTGCGATAAGTATAGTAAAAAGGGCCGCTGCCTACGTAACATCGTTGATGGAAGAAAATCTTCCGGGAAACATGTATTTCCATAATTTGGGACATACACAAAGGGTTGTAGATGCGGCAATTGAAATTGCCGGGCACAGCAAACTAAAAAAACCGGAGCTAACTATTCTAACTATAGCCGCCTGGTTTCACGATACCGGCTATCTTTACCATTACAAGGGCCACGAAGATACCAGCATGATCATTGCGGGTACATTTTTAATGCAGCACCATTATAATAACGATTTTATACAACAGGTATGGGATTGCATTGAGGCTACAAAAATTCCGCAGGCACCTAAAAACCTGATACAACAAATCATTTGCGATGCAGATATGCGGCACTTTGCTTCACCCGATTATTTTGAATGTGCCCAAAATTTAAAACGGGAATGGAAGATACATTTAGATAAGAATTTCAGTGATGAAGAATGGCGCAGTTTAAACCTTAGGGTTTTGCAACACCATCAATACTTTACTGACTACGGCAAAACAGTATTGCAATTTGAAAAAGATAGCAATATTGATTTGTTGAAGAAGCAGGCTTAA
- a CDS encoding family 43 glycosylhydrolase: MKKIFNTCLLLLMFCGAAIAQNTADKTFTNPLLPSGADPWVIYKDGFYYYTNSTGGNIVIWKTKDVTKLSTAPKKAVWSPPAGTDHSKELWAPELQFIKGKWYVYFAADNGDNNNHRIYVLENKSADPTEGTWEFKGKIADSTDKWAIDASVFENNGSWYMIWSGWEGDHNGQQNIYIAKMKDALTIGSERVKVSSPAYQWETNGDLHDSGNPAHVSVNEGPEILKHGNKLFLIYSASGCWTDFYALGMLTASKNSDLLNPASWIKTEEPVFKQSPENSVYAPGHNSFFKSPDGREDWILYHANSNPNEGCGNKRSPRAQKFTWNKDGSPNFGVPLKDGQPLAVPSGTK, translated from the coding sequence ATGAAAAAAATCTTCAATACCTGTTTGCTGTTACTTATGTTTTGCGGTGCTGCTATTGCACAAAACACTGCCGATAAAACTTTTACCAATCCACTATTGCCATCAGGTGCTGACCCATGGGTGATTTATAAAGATGGATTTTACTACTATACTAACTCAACCGGGGGTAATATCGTTATCTGGAAAACTAAGGATGTAACCAAATTGAGTACTGCTCCTAAAAAAGCGGTTTGGTCGCCACCCGCAGGAACAGACCATTCAAAGGAGCTTTGGGCACCTGAGTTACAATTTATTAAAGGCAAATGGTATGTTTATTTTGCCGCCGATAATGGCGATAACAACAACCACCGCATTTACGTACTGGAAAACAAGTCTGCCGATCCAACTGAAGGCACATGGGAGTTTAAAGGGAAAATAGCCGATAGTACTGATAAATGGGCTATTGATGCTTCGGTATTTGAAAACAATGGTAGCTGGTACATGATCTGGTCGGGTTGGGAAGGTGACCATAACGGTCAGCAGAATATCTATATCGCTAAAATGAAGGATGCGCTGACCATTGGCAGCGAACGCGTGAAGGTATCCAGTCCGGCTTATCAATGGGAAACTAATGGCGACTTACACGATTCCGGCAACCCAGCACATGTAAGCGTGAATGAAGGGCCGGAGATATTAAAGCATGGCAATAAACTATTCCTGATCTACTCGGCCAGTGGCTGCTGGACCGACTTTTATGCTTTGGGCATGCTTACAGCATCTAAAAATAGTGACCTGCTAAATCCCGCCTCATGGATAAAAACAGAAGAACCGGTATTTAAGCAATCACCTGAAAACAGCGTATATGCGCCGGGGCATAACTCATTCTTTAAGTCGCCGGATGGAAGGGAGGATTGGATCCTGTATCATGCCAATTCAAATCCTAACGAGGGCTGCGGTAATAAACGTTCACCTCGTGCTCAAAAATTCACCTGGAATAAAGATGGTTCACCCAATTTTGGCGTACCGCTGAAAGATGGGCAACCTTTGGCTGTGCCGTCGGGAACTAAGTAG
- a CDS encoding Crp/Fnr family transcriptional regulator: MFELFKEYISQKTTLTEIEYAKIEAVCIYKKLRKRQYLLQEGDVWKYNAFITKGLVRFYSVDESGRENIVSFAKENWWTGDRASLLTGEPSKNNIDAIEDTELILITKTNFDRLCQEIPALNDMVNAIINKSFITSQNRIHAAISFTAEQKYLDFVQKYPDLSLRVPQAMIASYLGITPETLSRVRKETVKKH; the protein is encoded by the coding sequence ATGTTCGAGCTATTTAAAGAATACATCAGTCAGAAAACAACCTTAACCGAAATTGAATATGCCAAAATTGAGGCCGTTTGCATTTACAAAAAGCTTCGTAAAAGGCAATATTTGTTACAGGAAGGTGATGTTTGGAAGTATAACGCTTTTATAACCAAGGGCCTGGTGCGCTTTTACAGTGTTGATGAAAGCGGTCGCGAAAACATAGTGAGCTTTGCAAAAGAAAACTGGTGGACGGGCGACCGTGCCAGCCTGCTTACCGGTGAGCCATCTAAAAATAATATTGACGCCATTGAGGATACTGAACTGATACTGATCACCAAAACAAACTTCGACAGGCTTTGCCAGGAGATCCCGGCTTTGAACGATATGGTAAATGCTATTATTAATAAAAGCTTTATCACCAGTCAAAACCGCATCCATGCGGCTATATCCTTCACTGCCGAACAAAAATATCTGGACTTTGTACAGAAATACCCCGATCTGTCGCTCAGGGTGCCGCAGGCTATGATAGCATCATATTTAGGCATCACTCCTGAAACATTGAGCCGGGTACGAAAAGAAACGGTAAAAAAACATTAA
- a CDS encoding LacI family DNA-binding transcriptional regulator — protein sequence MNFGGVTIKDIAKELGISPSAVSKALKDSHEIGEKTKALVLECAKRLNYQPNLNAQSLKQGNSKSLGIVVSTIDNQFFSQVINGIESVAHSKGYNVFITQTHESYDLELQNVRHLTFRSIDGLLISLSTETNNIDHLKELHKKGLPIVFFDRVSDEIDTHKVVADNFAGAYDATTQLINAGYRKIAHITSSVNVSITAERLRGYRQALEQHGITPDQKLIKYCPHGGKDLAEIENALSELFADSKPDAIFTASDRITTTTLSLLHKLGYRIPADIALLGFTNTQLAEVLNPPLSAVYQPGFEMGKKATEMLISIIESKRPVTEFETTVLPTQVFIRSSSQPIKA from the coding sequence ATGAATTTTGGCGGAGTTACTATAAAGGATATTGCTAAAGAATTAGGGATCTCACCTTCGGCGGTTTCCAAGGCACTTAAAGACAGTCACGAAATTGGCGAAAAAACAAAAGCACTTGTATTAGAGTGTGCCAAAAGACTTAACTATCAGCCCAATCTTAACGCGCAAAGCCTGAAGCAGGGCAACAGCAAATCCCTCGGTATTGTAGTTTCAACTATTGATAACCAGTTTTTTTCGCAGGTGATCAATGGCATCGAATCGGTTGCGCATAGTAAAGGGTATAATGTGTTCATTACGCAAACCCATGAATCGTACGACCTGGAACTGCAAAACGTACGCCACTTAACTTTTCGTTCTATTGATGGTTTGCTGATCTCGCTTTCAACCGAAACCAATAATATCGATCACCTCAAAGAACTTCATAAAAAAGGCTTGCCCATAGTTTTCTTCGATAGGGTGAGTGATGAAATTGACACACACAAGGTAGTTGCCGATAATTTTGCAGGTGCTTATGATGCCACCACGCAGCTAATTAATGCGGGTTATCGCAAAATAGCTCATATCACCAGTTCGGTAAATGTATCCATTACTGCAGAACGCCTAAGGGGCTATCGGCAGGCGCTTGAACAACATGGTATAACGCCTGATCAAAAGCTGATCAAATACTGCCCGCATGGGGGTAAAGATCTTGCCGAGATAGAGAACGCACTCAGCGAGTTGTTTGCCGATAGTAAACCTGACGCTATCTTTACTGCATCCGACAGGATCACCACGACCACCTTATCGCTCCTGCATAAATTAGGTTACCGCATTCCTGCCGATATTGCCTTGCTTGGTTTTACCAACACCCAATTGGCCGAAGTATTGAACCCACCGCTGAGTGCCGTTTATCAGCCCGGCTTTGAAATGGGGAAAAAGGCAACCGAAATGCTCATCAGTATTATCGAAAGCAAACGGCCTGTCACCGAGTTTGAAACTACAGTATTGCCTACCCAGGTTTTTATTCGTAGCTCATCCCAACCGATAAAAGCATAG
- a CDS encoding SDR family oxidoreductase, with product MSKTIFITGTSTGFGKLTTITLANAGHTVIAGMRGINGKNEAVAKELSALPNVEVVEVDITDDASVKAAFEYTLTKYGHIDVLVNNAAVSGFGLLEGYSIDQIKQMFEVNFYGTLRTIFAVLPGMRAAKNGLIINITSGASGHTLPFMIPYLASKFGVESITEGLQDELAAYNIENVSIQPGVYPTEMNNGSKAGIHADKPEVVAEYGEASVQQFNAMGTALFSKMAEFNMDPQTIADGILHLVEMEKGSRPLRYPLDAVAQGTDQEFIDARAAIKTKWLSKYTA from the coding sequence ATGTCAAAAACAATTTTTATAACCGGAACAAGTACAGGATTTGGTAAGTTAACCACAATAACCCTTGCAAATGCAGGCCATACCGTAATAGCAGGTATGCGCGGAATAAATGGCAAAAACGAAGCTGTAGCTAAAGAATTATCTGCCCTGCCAAACGTAGAAGTGGTTGAGGTAGATATTACCGATGATGCTTCTGTTAAAGCAGCTTTTGAATACACCCTAACAAAATACGGCCATATTGATGTGTTGGTGAATAATGCCGCGGTTTCTGGCTTCGGCTTGTTGGAAGGCTATTCTATAGACCAGATCAAACAAATGTTTGAAGTTAATTTTTACGGAACCTTGCGCACCATCTTTGCAGTATTGCCGGGCATGCGCGCTGCAAAAAACGGGTTGATCATCAACATTACCTCAGGTGCAAGCGGCCACACCCTGCCGTTTATGATCCCTTATCTTGCTTCAAAATTTGGGGTGGAAAGTATTACCGAAGGTTTGCAGGATGAGCTTGCCGCTTATAATATCGAAAACGTGAGCATTCAGCCAGGTGTTTATCCAACCGAAATGAATAATGGCAGCAAAGCAGGTATCCATGCCGATAAACCGGAAGTTGTTGCTGAATATGGTGAGGCTTCGGTACAGCAGTTCAACGCCATGGGTACAGCGCTTTTTAGTAAAATGGCCGAGTTTAATATGGATCCGCAAACTATTGCCGATGGTATATTACATCTGGTTGAGATGGAAAAAGGTAGTCGCCCTTTGCGTTACCCGCTTGATGCCGTGGCTCAAGGTACCGATCAGGAATTTATTGATGCCCGTGCCGCTATCAAAACCAAATGGTTAAGTAAATACACAGCATAA